In Alcaligenes faecalis, the sequence CCAGCACCGAGCCTGCTGCTTTGGCAAGCCAGACGATTGAACGCTATACCAACCCATGGCCCAAAGACGATATCCGCTACACGCCCAGCTTTGAAGAAGGCATAGAGCGAGTCCAGGCGGTAAGCATCAAACAGGTGCGAGACTTCCATCAAAAGTTCTACGGTACGGGTGATGTCGCCTTTAGCGCCGTGGGTGACTTTGACAAGGAAGAGGTTCGCAAGGCTTTGGCTGATGGCTTGAAAGGCTGGCGCAAAGCCCCGGCCTACCAGCGTCCGGACAATCCGCTGCAAACCGTGGCTCCCAAGGTCTTTGACATCAACACCCCGGACAAGGCCAACGCTTTCTATCTGGCGGATCTGGGCCTGAAGCTGCAAGACAGCGATGCCGACTTCCCGGCTGTCTATCTGGCCAACTACTTGCTGGGTCTGTCCGAGACCTCACGCCTGTGGAACCGCGTGCGTGTGGAAGATGGCCTGTCCTACAACGTACGCAGCCAGGTGGATGCGTCCAGCTATGAGCCTAATGGTACGTGGACGGTGTATGCCATTCACGCTCCCAGCAATAGCGAAAAGCTGGGCAAGACCATCAACGAAGTGCTGGCGCAAACACTGAAAGATGGCTTTAGCGAGCAAGAGGTCAAGGAAGGCGTGAATGCCTTGCTGAACTACCGTCGCTTGTCGCGCAGCCAGGACACCGTCGTCAGCAGCGCCTGGTTGAATTACCTGGATCTGGGCCGCAGCTTTGAATGGTCCGAAAAAATGGACCAGGATCTGCAAAAGCTCAATGCAGAACAGGTCAATGCCGTTCTTCGCAAATACCTGAAGCCCAAGGAAATGGTAGTGGCAATTGCCGCCGACCATGAGCGCCAGAAGCAAGGTGCTGCGGCGCCTGAGGCTCAGGCAGCAGAGCAAGAGGCACCCGCTCCAGCTCCAACTGGCGTCCCAGCGGCTCTGGAAGCTCAACCCTGATGGATGCAGCACAAGGCCTGCTCAGGCAGGCATAAAAAAAAGCCCGGTACTTTCGTACCGGGCTTTTTTATTTTGCTTTCCCTTGCAGGATTCAGGAGAAGAAACCCTTCACCTTGTCCGTCCAGGATTCGCTTTTGGGCGAGTGCTTGACGCCACCATCGCTCAAGGCCTGTTCAAACTGACGCAGCAATTTCTTTTGCTCTTCGTTCAGACGTACAGGTGTCTCGATCTGAATGTGGCAGTACAAGTCACCGGGGTAGCTGGAGCGCAAGCCCTTGATACCCTTACCGCGCAAACGGAAGGTCTTGCCCACTTGGGTGCCTTCAGGGATGGTGATCTCGCCACGCCCTGTCAGGGTAGGCACTTCCACCGTTCCGCCCAAGGCCGCCGTGGTAAAGGGGATGGTCAGCTCGCAATGCAGATCCTCGCCATCACGCTGGAAAATACCGTGCGGCTTGATGCGGATTTCCACATACAAGTCACCGGCAGGACCACCGTTTACGCCAGGTTCGCCATTGCCGCTGGAGCGAATGCGCATGCCATCATCAATACCGGCCGGAATCTTGACCTGCAAAGTCTTGGTCTTTTTGACCTTGCCTTCGCCGTGACACACCACGCAGGGATCAGGAATTTCCTTGCCGCTACCGTGACAGGTCGGGCAGGTTTGCTGCATGCTGAAAATGCCCTGCTGCATGCGGACTGCGCCACTGCCTTGGCAGGTACGGCAAGTCTGTGCAGAGGTACCGGGCTTGGCACCCGAACCCGAGCAGGTTTCGCAGTTTTCCCAGCTAGGTACACGAATTTCAGTATCAAAACCGGCTGCTGCCTGCTCCAGGCTGATATCCAGCGAATAGCGCAAGTCCGCACCACGGTAAACCTGAGGGCCACCGCCGCGACGTCCGCCGCCACCACCAAAGATTTCGCCAAAAATATCGCCAAAGGCGTCTGCAAATCCGGCCCCGCCCATGCCGCCACCCATACCGCCCATGCCGGCATTGGGATCGACTCCGGCATGACCATAGCGGTCATAGGCTTCGCGTTTCTGTTCGTCGGACAGGATCTCGTACGCTTCCTTGGCTTCCTTGAACTTTTCCTCGGCGTCCTTGCTATCCGGATTACGGTCAGGGTGGAACTTCATGGCCAGCTTGCGATACGCCTTGCGGATTTCATCCTGCGTCGCATTTTTGGCCACACCGAGAATTTCGTATAAATCGCGTTTTGCCATGTTTGATTAACGACGTCTAAACGCCGCTGTTTGAATAATAATGCCCGATCTCCAGCGTATGCCGCCAAAGATCGGGCCAGGGAACCTTATTCAGGCTCGCAATTACTGATCGCGTTTGACTTCTTTAAAGTCAGCGTCGACCACGTTCTCGTCGGCGGGCTGCTGGGCTGTACCTTCAGCACCTTCCTGTGCTGCGGCTTGAGCCTGCATGTCGGCGTACATCTTCTCGCCCAGTTTCTGCGAGGCCACACCCAGTGCTTCCACCTTGGCGTCGATGGCTTCCTTATCGCCTTCTTTCAGAGTTTCCTCCAGATCAGCGATTGCCTTTTCGATGGCTTCTTTCTCTTCCGCTTCCAGCTTGTCGCCGTAGTCCGTCATGGACTTGCGGGTCGAGTGGATCAAGGCTTCAGCCTGGTTGCGAGCAACTGCCAGTTCAGCGATACGGTGGTCTTCAGCCGCGTTCACTTCGGCATCTTTCACCATGCGTTCGATCTCCTCGTCGGACAAACCGGAGTTTGCCTTGATAGTGATCTTGTTCTCTTTGCCTGTGCCCTTGTCTTTGGCGGACACGTGCAAGATACCGTTGGCGTCGATGTCGAAGGTCACTTCAATCTGTGGCAGGCCACGTGCTGCTGGTGGAATACCTTCCAGATTGAACTCGCCCAGAGCCTTGTTACCGGCAGCGATTTCACGCTCGCCCTGGAACACCTTGATGGTCACAGCAGGCTGGTTATCGTCAGCCGTGGAGAACACTTGCGAATGACGCGTAGGAATCGTGGTGTTCTTCTGGATCATCTTGGTCATGACGCCACCCAGGGTTTCAATACCCAGGGACAGAGGAGTCACGTCCAGCAGCAAAACGTCAGTACGGTCGCCCGACAACACGGAACCTTGAATGGCTGCACCAGCGGCAACAGCTTCATCAGGGTTGATGTCTTTACGTGGTTCACGGCCAAAGAACTCTTTAACGCGCTCTTGCACCTTGGGCATACGGCTCATACCGCCGACCAGGATGACGTCGTCGATTTCCGAAACCTTCACACCGGCGTCCTTGATGGCCACGCGGCAAGGCTCGATCGTGCGTTCGATCAGGTCTTCAACCAGCGCTTCCAGCTTGGCGCGAGTGATCTTCAGGTTCAAGTGCTTGGGACCGGAAGCGTCTGCCGTAATGTAAGGCAAGTTGATTTCGGTCTGCTGCGTGGAGGACAGCTCAATCTTGGCTTTTTCAGCGGACTCTTTCAGGCGCTGCAAGGCCAGCACGTCTTTGGACAGATCCACGCCGCTTTCTTTCTTGAACTCGGCAATGATGTAGTCAATGATGCGCTTGTCAAAGTCTTCGCCACCCAGGAAGGTGTCACCGTTGGTGGAGAGTACTTCAAACTGTTTCTCGCCATCGATATCAGCGATTTCGATGATGGACACGTCAAACGTACCGCCGCCCAAGTCATACACAGCAATCTTGCGATCACCCTTTTCAGCCTTGTCCAGACCGAAAGCCAAAGCCGCAGCGGTTGGCTCGTTGATGATGCGCTTGACTTCCAGACCAGCAATGCGGCCTGCGTCCTTGGTTGCCTGACGCTGGCTGTCGTTAAAGTAAGCAGGCACGGTAATCACGGCCTCGGTTACTTCTTCGCCCAGGTAGTCTTCGGCGGTTTTCTTCATTTTGCGCAAGATGTCGGCGGACACTTGCTGAGGTGCCATCTTCTTGCCTTGAGCTTCCACCCATGCGTCGCCGTTGTCGGCAGCAGCAATGGTGTAAGGCACGTGCTCGATGTCCGTCTGAACTGCCTTTTCAGTGAACTTACGACCGATCAAACGCTTGACAGCGAAGATGGTGTTGGTGGGGTTGGTGACCGCCTGGCGTTTGGCAGGAGCGCCAACCAGGATTTCGCCATCCTGCATGTAAGCCACGATGGAAGGGGTCGTGCGACCGCCTTCGGCATTTTCGATAATACGAACCTGGTCGCCATCCAACACCGATACACAGCTATTGGTGGTTCCAAGGTCAATACCAATGATTTTGCCCATGATTTTTTACCTGACTAAAAGATTGATTGCGAAAGCAAATTATTTGATGAAATGCATATGGGGAACTCTCCGTGCATTTCAAGAGCAGTGGCCTTATTTTTTTCACTATGCAAGCAGCAGGTCCGAAAAAGCATTCATTCCGGACAGCCTGCTGACACAGTCAGGCTGGCTCTATTACTTGGGGGCCGACACCATCACCAAAGCGGGACGCAAAACGCGATCCGAAATGGTGTAGCCCTTTTGCAGCAACTGGGCAACCGCGCCTTCTTCAAACTCCGAAGGCACAGCCGAAATGGCTTGATGCAGGTGCGGATCAAACTTGTCACCGGCTTGTGGAGCCACTTCTTTCAGGTTGTTGCGCTCAAAAGCCTTGTTCAGCTGACGCAAGGTGGTTTCCACGCCTTCTTTCCAGGCGTCCGTGCTTTGCTCGGTCTGGGCCAGGGCGGCTTCCAGACTGTCGCGCACGGGGATCAGGCTTTCAGCAAAGGACTCGGTACCGAACTTGCGGGCTTTAGAGACATCATCATCCGCACGACGGCGAATGTTTTCCACTTCGGCCTTGGCACGCAGCAACTGGTCGTAGTACTGCGACACTTTTTCCTGGGCCTGGGCCAACTCGGTGGCCAGATCAGCCGAACTTTCTTCCGGCTGCTGAGCCAAAATCTCTGGCTGGTCTTGCCCGACAGCAGATGCCTGCTCAGGCGTGTTTTCCGTCACTTCCCCGTCCAGAGGCTTATTGGGATCGGCATGTGTAGCCATTCGATGTATCTCCACTACAGAATTCGTTGATCGCATAAAAATGGGGGCATCTGCCCCCAGTTCAAGACCTGCCTGCATATTTTGCTGGCCAGGCCCTTCAAAAACTTCAAATACCGCTATCGGGCTGGCACCAGACGACTGGGTAACCAGCCTCCCAGGTGCTGCACGGCCAGCCGTCCCAGGCCCTCAATCCATTGTGGATCGTCATTCAGACAAGGGATGTAATGGAACTCGCGACCGCCCTCTTCCAGGAAGGCATCGCGGCATTCCACCTGGATTTCTTCCAGTGTTTCCAGACAATCGGCCAGAAAGCCGGGGCAGACAGCATCCACACGCCCCACGCCCTGCTTGCCCCATTCGCGCAACGTTGGCTCGGTATAGGGTTCCAGCCAGCGCTGCGCGCCAAAGCGGCTTTGAAAGGCCATATGCACGTCTACGGCAGGCTCATCCAGCGCCGCACGCAAGGCGTCCGCGGTTTCGCGGCAGTCGCGGTAATAAGGGTCACCCAGCTCCACGCAGCGGCGCGGCAAACCGTGAAAACTCAATAACAAACGCTCTGGCTTGCCATGCTCGTCCCAATAACGACGAATCTGCGCCGCCAGCGCGCCGATATAATCCGGGTGCGTGTGATAACGCTTGAGGAAACGCAGCTCAGGCTGATTGCGCTGCTTGCTGAGATGTTCGGACACACAGTCCACCGCCGTGGCCGTGGTGCTGGCCGCATACTGCGGATACAGGGGCAGGCTCAAAATTCGCTCGCAGCCCGCTGCTTTCAATTTATCCAGACCGCTGGCAATGGACGGGTTGCCATAACGCATACCCAGCTCCACCTTCACATCGTGGCCTTGTGATTGCAGCAGCTCCTGCAGGCCATCTGCCTGTGCCTGGCTGTAGACCAGCAAGGGCGCACCTTCAGGCAACCAGATGTCCTTGTAGCGCGGTGCCAGCTTGCTGGGGCGGCGCGGCAAGATGAACAGACGCAGAATGATCTGCCAGAGCGGCTGCGGGATTTCAATAACCCGGGGGTCGGACAGAAACTCGCCCAGATAACGACGAATGGACGCGGCATCCGGCTGGTCCGGTGTACCCAGATTAACCAGCAAAATACCGACAGGTCCGGCCTCGCGTACCGGAGCCTGGGCATTGAACATATCGGCGTCCTGCGCTTCGGGCAAATAAGGAGAGGCAAACAACTTGGGCATGATGATTAGTGCGTTAGACAGCCAGATTGCCTTCAGCCCAACAACAGGCTGAAGGTCCAACCCTTAACTGGCAGAGTGATGGCTCAAGGCATTGGACAATAGCCGAGCCGTAATGTCCACGATAGGAATCACACGATCATACGCCATCCGGGATGGCCCGATCACACCCAGTGTGCCCACGACCTTGCCATCCACGCCATACGGCGCGGTAATGACGGACACATCGTCCAAGGGCAAAAGCTGGGAATCCCCACCGATATAAATCTGCACGCCATCGGCCTGACTGGAGACATCCAGCAAGTGCAGCAGATCGGTTTTCTTCTCGAACAGGGAAAACAGGCGGCGCAAACGGTCCATGTCCGCCACCATCTCTGTCACGTTCAACAGCTTGCTTTCACCGGCAATCACCACAGCTTCTTCGCTATCGGGTTGATGACTGCCCACATCCACGGCTTGTTGCATCAGACGCGAAATATCCACCTGCAAGGAACTGAGTTCCTGCGACAAGGCCAGCTTGACTGACTCGAAGGACATGCCCGAGAAATGCTGATTGAAGAAGTTGCTGGCCTCGACCAGTTCCTGCTCCAGATAATCACGCGGCACAAACAGGATACGGTTTTGCACGTCGCCATCCGGCGTGACGATAATCAGCAACACCCGCTTGTCGGACAGGCGAATGAATTCAATCTGCCTGAAGGTCTGCGCTTTTTTCGGCGCCAGCACCACACCGGCAAACTGCGACAGATTCGATAGCAAGGAAGCCGCGGAACTCACGGCCCGGTTGGGCTCGTCAAAAGGCAGGTACTGGCTAAGGTTGCGAGCATCGGGCCGCTCGAAACGTTCGGCAGCCAGGAGACGATCCACAAACAAACGGTAGCCCTTGGGCGTGGGAATACGCCCCGCCGAGGTGTGCGGGCTATGAATCAGGCCCAGGCCTTCCAGCTCGGCCATCACATTACGAATCGTGGCCGGGGAAAAATCAAAAATGGTTGATAAGGTACGGGACCCTACCGGCTGACCGTCGGCAATGTAGCGTTCGATCAGCACCTTCAACAAGGCATTTGCTCTGTCATCCATGTCGCGTACGTCACTTAAAAACACCAGCTCTGCATGATAAAGGGGAGAATCTTACAGCCAAGCCTAGAGTGGCAACTCTATAATCCACTGATCGCCATTATTTCATTAATCATAAGGTTTTCGCCCCATGCATTTCAAAACGGTTGCCATTGTTGGCAGATACCAGGACTCCGGCTTGGATGCGCCCATCCGATCGCTGGCTAAAACCCTGGTCAACACTGGTTGCTCGGTGCTGTTGGAGGCCACAACCGCCCAGAATGCCGGTATTACCGAACTGCCCATCAGCGATTATGCCCAAATTGGCGAGCGCGCCGATCTGGCCATCGTCATGGGTGGGGATGGCACCATGATAGGCGCTGCCCGTGAATTAGCCCACAGCAAGGTTCCCCTGATCGGGATTAACCATGGTCGCCTGGGCTTTATTACCGATATTCCCTTGAATGACGCCAACGACGCCTTGCTCAGCGTTCTGAAAGGCGAGTACGACATTGAAGAGCGTTCCATGCTGGAAGGCCGCGTGGTGCGTGATGGGGAAGTGCTGTATTCGGGCGTGGCCCTGAACGATGTAGTCATCAACCGCGCCGGCCGCGGTGGCATGATCGAGCTGCGCGTCGAGCTTGATGGCGTCTTCATGTACCGCCAACGCTCCGACGGCCTGATCATCTCCACCCCCACAGGTTCGACCGCCTATGCGCTGGCCGCCAGCGGCCCCTTGCTGCACCCTTCCGTGAAGGCCTTTTTGCTGGTGCCGGTTGCACCGCAAACCCTGTCGCACCGCCCTATTGTGCTGCCCGACACCGGCACCCTGAACCTGACCATTACAGCTCTGGGCCGGGTGGAATCGGGTGGCAGCGTGCACTTTGACATGCAAACCTGGTCGGACTGTCAGCAGGGAGACCGCATTGACGTGCGTCGCTCCCAGGACACCATTCGCTTTATCCATCCCAAGGGCTACAGCTTTTTTTCCACCCTGCGTCAGAAGCTGGGCTGGAATCACATCCCTTTGCCTAACGACGAAAACGAATAAACCCCTATGCTCCGTACCCTGCACGTTCGAGACTTTGTGATCGTGGATCAAGCCACGATTGATTTCGACTCCGGCTTCACGGTTTTTTCCGGGGAGACCGGCGCTGGCAAATCCATTCTGATTGACGCGCTCTCCCTGGTGCTGGGGGCACGCGGCGATGCCAAAGCCATCCGCGAGGGCTGTCCGCGCACCGAAGTCAGCGCGCACTTCGACTGCGAACAAGACATTCAGAGCTGGCTCAGCGAGCGTGACTTCGATGTCGCGGACGAGCTGATCCTGCGCCGCCTGATCGATCAGCAAGGTCGCAACCGCAGCTACATCAATGGCAGCGCAGCCACCTTGACGCAGTTGCGCGAACTGGGTGAGTTGCTGGTGGATATCCACGGTCAGCACGCTCATCAAAGCCTGATGAACCCTCAAAGCCAGTACGATCTGCTCGACAGCCAGGGCGGCCATTTGCCCATGGCGCGCCAAGTAGCGCAGTCCTGGCAGCAATTGAGTCAGGCACGCAAAGCCGTCGAACAAGCCAGCCAAAGTGCCGAACAGGGCAAGCGCGAGCAGGAACGTCTGGAGTGGCAGATTAACGAGCTCTCCAGCCTGAATCTGCGGGCAGGTGAATGGGACCAGCTGCAACAAGAACACACCCGCCTGTCCCACGCCCAGGCCCTGATCGACGGCAGTGCACTGGCCCTGACGGCTCTGGACGGCGAGGAAACCTCGGTACAACAATTGCTGGGTAAAGCCAGCCACGAAATGAGCGCCCTGCTGCGCCATGATCCTGGCCTGCAGGCCATTGTGGATGCGCTGGAGTCGGCACAAATTGCGGTCACCGAAGCGGCGTCGGACCTGAACAGCTATCTAAGTGATATGGAGCTGGACCCCGAACGACTGGCTCAGGCAGAAGAACGGGTTTCCGCCATTTTCAGTGCCGCGCGCAAACTGAAAGTGGAGCCCGAAGAACTGCCCAGCCTGCTGGAAACCTGGCAGGAACAGTTGGCACAGTTACAGCAGTCTTTTGATCTGGAAGCCTTGCAAGCCAAAGCCCTGCAAGCGGAAAAACAATATCAGGAGCTTAGCGGCAAGCTAAGCACGGCAAGACGCAAAACCAGTGTGCAACTGAGCAAACAGGTTAGCCAGGCGATGCAATCCATGGCCATGCAAGGCGGTCGCTTCGAGGTTGCCCTGACCGCTTGCGCACCTCAAGTTCACGGCGTGGAGCAAGTGGAATTTCTGGTTGCTGGTCATGAAGGGGTGACACCACGCCCGCTGGCCAAAGTGGCCTCGGGGGGTGAACTGGCCCGAATTTCCCTGGCGCTATCGGTTATCGCCAGCCAGGCAGCACGTGTGCCTACCTTGATTTTTGACGAGGTGGATACGGGTGTGGGTGGCGCGGTGGCCGAAGTAGTGGGACGTTTGCTACAAGAGCTGGGTGCACGTCATCAGGTTCTGTGTGTGACCCACCTGCCCCAGGTGGCTGCCTGCGGCAACCATCATTTGAAGGTCGAGAAAACGACGGAGCAAGGCCAGACTTTTTCCTCTATCCGTCCTTTGGCGCAAGACGAACGCGTGGACGAAATCGCCCGTATGCTGGGTGGTCTGGAAATTACGCAAACAACGCGTGAGCATGCGCGGGAAATGCTGGCACGTCAGCGTTAAGCGCTGTTGAAACGCAAGCTAAACCACCAGCGCCTGAGGCAGCTGGTGGTTTTTTTGTATCCAATCGTGAGGCCCTGTGGCCCGGATCTGATTGTTCTTTGAATTTTCAGGATGCCGTCCTGGCTATCCTGCCCCCAATCATCAGATCCCGTACCGGCGGGCCCTCTACAAATGAATTAACTGCGCAAGGTAGGCTTGGCCTGCTTGCCTGCTTCCGAGCACTTGGGGCAAATGCCGTACAACAGCATCGTGTGGCTCTCCAGCACAAAACCGTGGTCTTTGGCGACCTGGTGCTGGCGGGCTTCGATATTGCTGTCAGTAAACTCTTCCACAACGCCGCAATTGGTGCAGATCAGGTGATCGTGGTGATCGCCGTCATTCAGTTCAAAGACGGCCTTGCCGCCGTCAAACTGGCTGCGCACCAAAATGCCGGCTTGCTCGAACTGGGTCAGCACACGGTAAACCGTGGCCAAACCAATATCGACTTCCTCGGCAATGAGCAGACGGTATACGTCTTCAGCGCTCAGGTGTCGTTGACCGTCCTGATCGGAGCGGCGAAAAATATCCAGAATCTTCAGGCGCGGAAAAGTCGCCTTAAGCCCCATGTTCTTCAGTTCATTTTGATCGTTCATGGCTAAATTATCGCATCTTGATGGGGATGGATCTCAAGTCCGTTCTGGTTGAAAACCAGCTCGTCTTGAGGCGGTTCAACGCGCAATTCATGCGCTTTTTCCTAAACCCTTATATGATAACGATTTTATTCCTACTGGGGCATTTCGTGCAGAAGAAGGCCAATTCATTCACTCCTGTCATCCGCGCCATACTCGCAGCCAGCCTGGCTGCCGCCGCCCTGAGCGCCTGCGGATCCTCTAAATGGGGCTTCCCATACCGCGCCGACATTCAGCAGGGGAACTGGATCACTGCCGAGCAAGTGGCCCGCCTGCAACCAGGTATGACTCGCGAACAGGTCCGCTATCTATTGGGTTCGCCCACCTTGCAGGACATTTTCCACGCCGACCGTTGGGACTACCCTTACCTGAACCAGCCTGGCTACGGCAAGAGCGAACAGCGCACCTTTACCGTCTGGTTTGAAGGCGACACCCTGGTTCGCTGGCAAGGCGACGAGCAACCTGACCGCCAGCCCTTCGAGCGCAGCGACACAGGCAGAAAACACACCCCGCCTCCCGCTGACGCCGACAAAGCCGCCCCCACGCCCAGCGTGAGCGGCAACCAGCCCACGCTTTAAGCTTTACGTTAAGGACACCGGATACATGCGCATTGCCATTGCTGGCGCAGACGGCCGTATGGGCCGTATGCTGATTGAAGCTGTTTTGAACAGTACCGACCTGACTCTGGCCGTTGCCTTGGACCATAGCGGCTCCAAAGCAATTGGTCAGGACGCAGGAGCCTTTTTGGGTAAAGACACCGGCATCAAGGTCACGGACGACCTGAACGCCCTGGCCCAAGCGGATTGCCTGATCGACTTCACTCGTCCTGAAGGCACCATGGCTCATCTGGACGCCTGCATGCAGCACGGCACCCGTCTGGTCATTGGCACCACCGGCTTTTCCGAAGCAGAGAAACAACAGATTCTGGCGGCTGGCCGCGAGATTGCCATTGTCTTCGCTCCGAACATGAGCGTGGGCGTCAATGCCACCCTGAAGCTGATCGAAATGGCAGCTGCCCTGCTGAACCAGGGCTACGACGCCGAGGTGTTTGAAGCCCACCACCGCAACAAGGTTGATGCGCCATCGGGCACGGCCCTGGCCATGGGTGAAGCTATCGCCAAAACCTGGGGCGAGTCCCTGAACGATGTAGCCGACTGGGCCCGTCACGGTCACACCGGCGCCCGTCAGGATGGCCGCATTGGGTTCTCCGTTGTCCGTGGTGGCGACATTGTGGGCGACCACACCGTGTTTTTCTGCGGTGAAGGCGAACGCATCGAGATCTCGCACCGCTCCAGCAGCCGTGCCGGTTATGCCAATGGCAGCCTGCGTGCCGCCCGATTCCTGGGCGATAAAAGCACTGGCCTGTACAACATGCAGGACGTGCTGGGCCTGTAAGTTCCTGACTTGCAAACGCTCTGATAAAAAGCCGGCTTTCGAGCCGGCTTTTTTATCTGTGTTCATGCCAAATCAACTCTAAAAAAATCCCTTCTACCAAGCTCCACCGGGCTTGCCGTCCTGAAGCGCCCTCCTGCCAGATCACCTCCCCCCCTGTTTTCCCTGCTTGACGCAGAAAAAAATATCACTAATATGTTAGTTGGATATTTAAAGAATAAACCTTTTCCGCAGGAGACAACTGACATGATGAGCGAACGCCAACGCAAGTTCCGAGAGGACTACAAATCCAATATCAGCCCCGCCTACAACGGTATTGTTCACGTTGCTGTGACCTACATCGTGGGGCTGGCAGCGATTTACTACAGCATCACCCAGCTAGGCCC encodes:
- the dapB gene encoding 4-hydroxy-tetrahydrodipicolinate reductase, encoding MRIAIAGADGRMGRMLIEAVLNSTDLTLAVALDHSGSKAIGQDAGAFLGKDTGIKVTDDLNALAQADCLIDFTRPEGTMAHLDACMQHGTRLVIGTTGFSEAEKQQILAAGREIAIVFAPNMSVGVNATLKLIEMAAALLNQGYDAEVFEAHHRNKVDAPSGTALAMGEAIAKTWGESLNDVADWARHGHTGARQDGRIGFSVVRGGDIVGDHTVFFCGEGERIEISHRSSSRAGYANGSLRAARFLGDKSTGLYNMQDVLGL